TTTCGAAAATAACAATAGGAACGGTAACCGAATTCAGGGTAAATTTTCCAGATAGAAAATGTATGTAGATATTTCGCAGTACGGGCAAGAAAAGGTTGAAGCAGGGAAGCATTGTAATATTCTCGAATTGTAAAAAGTTTAAAGTATAGGGGTAATCAAGGTACGCGCAAACCACTCTTTAAGATAAGCCAACCGATTAGATGCACCATTGTGAAACGTCTCAACAGGTTTGTGGCTGAAGTAATCATAAACGGGAAAACAACTAAGGCGTACATCAACAACACGGGCAGGTTAATTGAATACTTGAAAAGTGGAAAGACGGCGTTTTGCACCATTATCAAAAAACCACAGAAGACAAGGTATAGGCTCTTTGCGGTGAAGGATGAGAACCTAGGGACCATCGTCGATACCTATCTCCAGGTGAAAGCCTTTGAGAAAGCGATTGAGCTGGGTTTTATACCGTGGCTGAGCGGGTTCAGCATCGCCGGGAGAAATGTGAGGCTAGGAAAATCTTTGATAGACTACCTGTTAAAATGCGATGATGAATCTATCTATCTGGAAGTCAAGAGTGCAGTCCTTAGAAAAGATCGTTATGCCATGTACCCGGACTGTCCATCTTTAAGGGGGCAGCGACATATGTATGAGCTTATGAGTCATGTAAGGGAAGGGGGAAAGGGCGCAATAATATTCATTGCTGCTATGCCAAGGGTGGAAGCCTTTAAGCCCTATCGCTTGGGTGACCAAAAGCTGTATGAACTATTGCTGAAAGCACATGAGGCGGGAGTTACAATAAAGTCATTCAGTATGCATTATAATCCAAAGGATTCGCTAGTTTACCTAGATAATCCGAATCTAGATGTCATCCTGAAAGAAAACGAAACAGATCGTACAATGCAACCTACATGAGGGAAATTGGAATGCTTTGTTATGCTCGTCGTGGCTGGGAATGAGGCGTCCTACCCATGCCAACATAGTTTAGAGTCGCTATTTCTTGCACTTTACCCCTAGATGTCTCA
This genomic interval from Candidatus Bathyarchaeota archaeon contains the following:
- the sfsA gene encoding DNA/RNA nuclease SfsA — its product is MSQPIRCTIVKRLNRFVAEVIINGKTTKAYINNTGRLIEYLKSGKTAFCTIIKKPQKTRYRLFAVKDENLGTIVDTYLQVKAFEKAIELGFIPWLSGFSIAGRNVRLGKSLIDYLLKCDDESIYLEVKSAVLRKDRYAMYPDCPSLRGQRHMYELMSHVREGGKGAIIFIAAMPRVEAFKPYRLGDQKLYELLLKAHEAGVTIKSFSMHYNPKDSLVYLDNPNLDVILKENETDRTMQPT